From Leifsonia sp. fls2-241-R2A-40a, one genomic window encodes:
- a CDS encoding gluconokinase, which translates to MSARAVVVMGVAGCGKSTVAALLADRLGWELLEGDALHPAANVERMGAGIPLTDDDRAPWLAAIAAWMDERLDAGRSVVVACSALAKRYRDVLRRDEVVFLHLTGTPELLAERLASREHHFMKAGMLLSQLETLEPPADDERHLTLDIAAPPATLVASAASALAA; encoded by the coding sequence GTGAGCGCCCGCGCGGTCGTCGTGATGGGCGTGGCGGGCTGCGGCAAATCGACCGTCGCCGCCCTGCTCGCCGACCGACTCGGCTGGGAGCTGCTCGAGGGCGACGCCCTCCACCCCGCAGCCAATGTCGAGCGGATGGGAGCGGGCATCCCGCTCACCGACGACGACCGCGCGCCCTGGCTCGCCGCCATCGCCGCGTGGATGGACGAACGTCTCGACGCCGGCCGCTCGGTCGTCGTCGCGTGCTCGGCGCTGGCGAAGCGCTACCGCGACGTCCTGCGGCGAGACGAGGTCGTCTTCCTCCACCTGACGGGGACGCCCGAGCTGCTGGCCGAGCGCCTCGCGTCGCGCGAGCACCACTTCATGAAAGCCGGGATGCTGCTCTCGCAGCTCGAGACCCTCGAGCCGCCCGCCGACGACGAGCGCCACCTCACGCTCGACATCGCCGCACCACCTGCGACCCTCGTGGCGTCCGCGGCCTCCGCCCTCGCCGCCTGA